The following proteins come from a genomic window of Pirellula staleyi DSM 6068:
- a CDS encoding BON domain-containing protein, whose translation MQSIDRSSEVETSPLALRVDEAIATNPYLQGRKLRFETSGNRVTLHGQVNTYFQKQMAQELLKHVEGVGEIENGLEVMWH comes from the coding sequence ATGCAATCGATCGATCGCAGCTCGGAAGTTGAAACCAGCCCGTTGGCTCTTCGGGTCGACGAAGCCATCGCTACGAACCCCTATCTCCAGGGGCGCAAGCTCCGCTTCGAAACGTCGGGCAATCGCGTCACGCTGCACGGTCAGGTGAACACCTACTTCCAGAAGCAAATGGCTCAGGAACTTCTGAAGCATGTGGAAGGTGTGGGAGAGATCGAAAACGGCCTCGAAGTGATGTGGCACTAG
- a CDS encoding M48 family metallopeptidase: protein MARYDFAPSFLAKRSPVQLAILLSLIATLASSELPTPAAVSHPVSRFWLVVAVAMLPGLVAYFGGSYRLLADQPRDPESDTGELADALLARWIDRTYVLWLGVTVAMVYVIGWPAVVRSNWDLARFPLVDDLLVLAPTLLSLAGLWSGLFFLQRERSWQVHRALALQSPTLPRWSRALPRYLVLQAKHQLLLVLAPALVVLAISEFMATENRADTARWPVAVWVFPLLLVALPLLPFVLTRMWRTTPIPASPLRDRLLACTRDMHTQVRDILLWQTSGSVANALVVGVTNRLSYVLLTDALVAELSADELEVVVRHELAHLRRWHLPLRMGVLVLPIVGWLVLSQLLAAEMAQFAAWLTSMGISETLQLTVVTPALLALHAVVVVGALARLLEHDADLLACRQSGEPLRLDPERTRHFAAALSTLVPPGSESWFSRWLHPSTTRRIALLNASLEQPSRATAVHRRVNILGLLMLLSTALLIAGSMCLLLR from the coding sequence ATGGCGCGATACGATTTCGCCCCCTCGTTCCTCGCGAAACGATCTCCCGTGCAACTTGCCATCCTGCTTTCGCTGATAGCAACCCTCGCCAGTTCGGAGCTCCCCACTCCCGCGGCGGTGAGTCATCCCGTCAGCCGATTTTGGCTGGTGGTGGCGGTGGCGATGCTCCCCGGGCTGGTGGCCTACTTCGGCGGCTCCTATCGACTCCTGGCCGATCAGCCGCGCGATCCCGAATCGGATACCGGCGAACTGGCCGATGCACTTCTGGCCCGGTGGATCGACCGAACCTATGTCCTGTGGCTCGGGGTGACGGTGGCGATGGTCTATGTGATCGGCTGGCCGGCGGTGGTGCGGAGTAACTGGGATTTGGCCCGCTTTCCACTGGTCGACGATCTGCTGGTGCTGGCGCCGACCTTGCTTTCGCTCGCCGGGCTGTGGAGCGGTCTGTTTTTTCTGCAACGCGAGCGCTCGTGGCAAGTGCATCGAGCACTCGCGCTTCAATCTCCTACGCTGCCGCGCTGGTCCCGAGCCTTGCCACGCTATCTGGTGCTGCAGGCCAAGCATCAGCTGCTGCTGGTCCTTGCGCCAGCGCTCGTGGTCCTTGCTATCAGCGAGTTCATGGCGACTGAAAACAGGGCCGACACAGCGCGCTGGCCGGTGGCGGTGTGGGTCTTTCCGCTGCTGCTCGTCGCGCTCCCGCTGTTGCCGTTTGTCCTTACGCGGATGTGGCGCACCACGCCGATTCCCGCATCGCCGCTGCGCGATCGTCTGCTCGCCTGCACGCGCGACATGCACACCCAGGTGCGCGATATTTTGCTCTGGCAAACCAGTGGCAGTGTCGCCAACGCGCTGGTCGTCGGTGTCACCAATCGACTCAGCTACGTCCTACTCACCGATGCCTTGGTGGCCGAGCTTTCCGCCGACGAACTCGAAGTGGTGGTTCGCCACGAACTTGCGCATCTGCGGCGATGGCACTTGCCACTTCGCATGGGGGTGCTGGTGTTGCCGATTGTCGGTTGGCTGGTCCTCTCTCAGCTGCTGGCGGCGGAAATGGCCCAGTTTGCCGCGTGGCTGACCTCGATGGGCATCTCGGAAACGCTTCAGCTGACGGTCGTCACCCCCGCGCTTCTCGCTTTGCATGCCGTGGTGGTGGTGGGAGCATTGGCCAGGCTCCTCGAGCACGATGCCGACCTGCTGGCTTGCCGCCAGAGTGGCGAACCACTGCGGCTCGACCCCGAGCGGACCCGGCACTTCGCAGCAGCGCTGTCGACCCTGGTGCCACCCGGCAGCGAAAGCTGGTTCTCGCGTTGGCTCCACCCCAGCACCACGCGGCGCATCGCCTTGCTCAACGCCTCGCTCGAGCAGCCCAGCCGCGCCACCGCAGTGCATCGCCGCGTGAACATTCTCGGCCTGCTCATGCTCCTCAGCACCGCGCTACTCATCGCCGGCAGCATGTGCCTTCTGCTGCGCTAA